A genomic stretch from Sphingorhabdus pulchriflava includes:
- the purE gene encoding 5-(carboxyamino)imidazole ribonucleotide mutase, which yields MGSRSDWETMREASSVLAALGVAHECKVVSAHRTPDRLVSYAKNAVDRGLKCIIAGAGGAAHLPGMVASMTRLPVLGVPVQSKALDGMDSLLSIVQMPGGIPVGTLAIGKAGATNAGLLAAAMLATSDPELAGRLDAWRAAQTESVSESPE from the coding sequence ATGGGCAGCCGTTCGGATTGGGAAACCATGCGCGAGGCATCGTCTGTGCTCGCAGCCCTCGGCGTTGCGCATGAGTGCAAGGTGGTGTCGGCGCACCGCACGCCCGACCGGCTTGTAAGCTACGCCAAAAACGCCGTTGACCGTGGGCTGAAATGCATCATCGCAGGTGCCGGCGGAGCCGCCCACCTTCCGGGCATGGTTGCATCAATGACCCGGCTTCCGGTGCTGGGGGTCCCTGTACAATCCAAGGCTCTGGACGGCATGGACAGCCTTTTGTCGATAGTGCAAATGCCGGGTGGCATTCCCGTCGGGACTCTGGCCATAGGCAAAGCAGGGGCGACCAATGCCGGATTGCTCGCTGCGGCGATGTTGGCCACCAGCGACCCGGAATTGGCTGGGCGTCTGGATGCCTGGCGCGCGGCGCAAACCGAATCAGTCAGCGAGTCCCCCGAATGA
- the ykgO gene encoding type B 50S ribosomal protein L36, whose amino-acid sequence MKIVNSLKSLKGRHRDNRVIRRRGRVYVINKTNRRFKARQG is encoded by the coding sequence ATGAAGATCGTCAATTCTCTTAAGTCCCTCAAGGGCCGCCACCGCGACAACCGCGTGATTCGCCGTCGTGGCCGCGTCTATGTCATCAACAAGACCAACCGCCGCTTTAAAGCCCGCCAGGGCTGA
- the gpmA gene encoding 2,3-diphosphoglycerate-dependent phosphoglycerate mutase, with translation MPKLILIRHGQSQWNLENRFTGWWDVDVTEKGAAEAWAAGELMKAKGIAPDTCFTSVQTRAIKTLNLALEAMGRLWLPVTKDWHLNERHYGGLTGLDKAETAAKHGDEQVHIWRRSFDIPPPPLDADSPYDLSKDPRYAGIAIPNTESLKDTIARVLPYWEGVIAPELKAGKTVLISAHGNSLRALVKHLSGISDADITGLEIPTGQPIVYELDDALNATDRYYLSER, from the coding sequence ATGCCCAAGCTCATCCTCATCCGCCACGGCCAGTCGCAATGGAATCTGGAAAACCGTTTCACCGGCTGGTGGGATGTCGATGTGACCGAAAAGGGTGCGGCCGAGGCATGGGCGGCAGGCGAGTTGATGAAGGCAAAGGGTATAGCGCCCGACACATGCTTCACTAGCGTGCAGACCCGCGCGATCAAGACGCTCAATCTCGCGCTGGAGGCGATGGGCCGCCTGTGGCTGCCCGTCACCAAGGACTGGCACCTCAACGAACGCCATTATGGCGGCCTGACCGGCCTCGACAAGGCCGAGACCGCGGCGAAGCATGGCGACGAGCAGGTGCATATCTGGCGCCGCAGTTTCGACATTCCGCCGCCGCCGCTCGACGCCGATTCGCCCTATGACCTGTCAAAAGACCCGCGCTATGCCGGCATCGCCATCCCCAATACCGAAAGCCTGAAGGATACGATCGCCCGCGTGCTACCTTATTGGGAAGGCGTGATAGCGCCCGAACTGAAAGCCGGAAAAACCGTGCTGATCTCCGCCCATGGCAACAGCTTGCGCGCACTCGTAAAGCACCTGTCGGGTATTTCGGATGCCGACATCACCGGCCTTGAAATCCCCACCGGGCAGCCGATTGTTTACGAACTGGATGATGCGCTGAACGCGACCGACCGCTATTATCTGTCAGAGCGTTAA
- a CDS encoding RrF2 family transcriptional regulator, translating to MKMNKGVEWAVHACALLAPLGAGRGLSLAALADYHGVPLPYMAKQMQLLSKAGIVRTSRGHTGGYALARPPQEISLWDIKQAVDGSAPAFRCTEIRQKGPCAVPRADCRAPCAIAAAFSRAENAYRDLLRAIRLSDILSDVTGEGNAQHMLGMLRWYEANVTVLPEKKPKAPAS from the coding sequence ATGAAGATGAACAAGGGTGTCGAATGGGCGGTCCATGCCTGCGCCTTGCTCGCGCCGTTGGGGGCGGGAAGGGGCCTCAGCCTGGCGGCGCTCGCCGATTATCATGGCGTGCCCTTGCCCTATATGGCGAAGCAGATGCAGCTGCTCAGCAAGGCCGGAATCGTCCGCACCAGCCGTGGCCACACCGGCGGCTATGCACTGGCCAGACCGCCGCAGGAAATCAGCCTTTGGGATATCAAACAAGCGGTCGACGGCAGCGCGCCTGCCTTTCGCTGCACCGAAATCCGGCAGAAGGGGCCATGCGCCGTTCCGCGCGCCGATTGCCGCGCTCCTTGCGCCATCGCCGCCGCTTTTAGCCGTGCCGAAAATGCGTATCGCGATCTGCTGCGTGCAATCAGGCTGAGCGACATTCTCTCCGATGTGACCGGGGAGGGCAACGCGCAGCACATGCTCGGTATGCTCCGCTGGTATGAAGCCAATGTGACGGTGCTGCCGGAGAAGAAGCCTAAAGCGCCAGCGTCATGA
- a CDS encoding M14 family metallopeptidase, with product MTIHSINAAFDSGNIITDSIDGATARLSIRKDKDSDFFQWFHFRVVAEAGEEFILKITGLERSAYPGGWPDYRACVSEDRDYWARAETSYDKAEDGGTLTIRYTSVSGLAWFAYFAPYSMERHHDLVSETAACEGVDYRCLGTSLEGQPIDCLEMGNGDTQVWLYARQHPGESMAEWWMEGALDMLTDPSDPHTRKLLEKCRIHVVPNCNPDGSCRGHLRTNYVGVNLNREWAEPSAERSPEVLAIRNAMDATGVHWAMDVHGDEAIPAAFMAGFEGIPSWTDAQGERYTRFINRLAERTPDFQTKLGYGISGPGKANLTMSTNQLAERFGPSHGCVSMTLEMPFKDTINANDPEQGWSPERCKLLAQECLATLAEMV from the coding sequence ATGACAATTCACAGCATCAACGCCGCCTTCGACAGCGGCAATATCATCACCGATTCGATCGACGGCGCAACTGCCAGGCTATCCATCCGCAAGGACAAGGATTCGGACTTCTTCCAATGGTTCCATTTCCGTGTCGTTGCCGAGGCGGGCGAAGAATTTATCCTGAAAATCACCGGCCTTGAAAGAAGCGCCTATCCCGGCGGTTGGCCCGATTACCGCGCCTGCGTTTCCGAAGACCGTGACTATTGGGCACGTGCTGAGACCAGCTATGACAAGGCTGAGGATGGCGGCACGCTGACCATCCGCTACACCAGCGTCTCGGGTCTCGCCTGGTTTGCCTATTTCGCACCCTATTCGATGGAGCGGCACCACGACCTCGTCTCGGAAACCGCCGCCTGCGAGGGAGTCGACTATCGCTGCCTCGGCACAAGCCTGGAAGGCCAGCCGATCGACTGCCTCGAAATGGGCAATGGCGACACACAGGTCTGGCTTTACGCCCGCCAGCATCCGGGCGAGAGCATGGCCGAATGGTGGATGGAAGGCGCATTGGACATGCTGACCGACCCCAGCGACCCGCACACGCGCAAATTGCTCGAAAAATGCCGCATCCATGTCGTGCCCAATTGCAACCCCGACGGCAGCTGCCGGGGCCATCTGCGCACCAACTATGTTGGCGTGAACCTCAACCGCGAATGGGCCGAGCCCAGCGCCGAACGCAGCCCCGAAGTCCTCGCCATCCGCAACGCGATGGACGCAACCGGAGTGCATTGGGCGATGGACGTGCATGGCGACGAAGCGATCCCGGCTGCCTTCATGGCAGGCTTTGAAGGCATCCCGTCCTGGACCGACGCGCAGGGTGAGCGTTATACCCGCTTCATCAACCGCCTCGCCGAACGCACCCCCGATTTCCAGACCAAGCTGGGCTATGGAATTTCCGGCCCGGGCAAGGCGAACCTTACCATGTCGACCAACCAACTCGCCGAACGCTTTGGCCCGTCTCACGGCTGTGTTTCGATGACACTCGAGATGCCGTTCAAGGACACCATCAACGCCAACGATCCGGAACAAGGCTGGTCGCCCGAACGCTGCAAGCTGCTGGCTCAGGAATGTCTCGCGACGCTGGCGGAGATGGTTTGA
- a CDS encoding GGDEF domain-containing protein has protein sequence MLKRNDQISPANANDRSDALVRENLHLKARVAELERLATIDTLTPLFNRRYLMQELDRWCWRAHRYGGTFGLLYLDVDRLKQVNDTHGHVAGDNVLCAIAEALSSATRKSDVVARMGGDEFAVLLDSISAEKLAEKAESVRALLTALPVKTAGPTLKIDVSVGHCLIESGSRASEVLIEADRTMYADKRSKYGEDAR, from the coding sequence ATGCTGAAGCGCAACGATCAAATTTCTCCTGCCAATGCGAACGATCGCAGCGATGCGCTTGTGCGCGAAAATCTGCATCTGAAAGCCCGTGTGGCCGAGTTGGAACGGCTGGCAACAATCGACACGCTGACGCCCTTGTTCAACCGTCGCTATCTTATGCAGGAACTTGATCGCTGGTGCTGGCGCGCGCACCGTTATGGCGGGACTTTTGGCCTTCTCTACCTTGATGTCGACCGGCTGAAACAGGTCAACGACACGCATGGCCATGTCGCTGGTGACAATGTGCTTTGCGCGATTGCGGAGGCGCTGTCTTCCGCGACGCGCAAATCGGATGTCGTTGCGCGCATGGGTGGTGACGAGTTTGCCGTTTTGCTCGATTCGATTTCGGCAGAAAAGCTTGCAGAAAAGGCAGAGTCAGTCCGCGCACTTCTGACAGCGCTGCCAGTGAAGACAGCCGGGCCGACTTTGAAAATTGACGTGTCGGTTGGCCATTGCCTCATCGAGTCCGGTTCGCGTGCCAGCGAGGTTCTCATCGAGGCAGACCGTACCATGTATGCAGACAAACGCTCCAAATATGGAGAGGACGCGCGTTAG
- a CDS encoding DUF4136 domain-containing protein, giving the protein MNLFRTLPLILIPLSLSACAIPTGPVEVTRFNRVAEGVVYGSGSFSVTPAGDMRAGDGLTLSPYLAAIEREMNRVGYSEALVGSDVVAEVSVQRVEFRGNDRNPVSVGVGGSTGSYGSGVGVGVGVNLNALADQRGVETTLRVRIVRSADNLIIWEGKAVQRGAANSPSAQPGIAASKLAEALFKEFPGISGEAITVP; this is encoded by the coding sequence ATGAACCTGTTCCGCACGCTCCCGCTCATCCTTATCCCGCTGTCGCTTTCGGCCTGCGCGATTCCGACCGGTCCTGTTGAGGTAACCCGTTTCAATCGGGTCGCTGAGGGCGTGGTCTATGGTTCAGGCAGCTTTTCGGTTACTCCCGCAGGCGACATGCGAGCAGGGGACGGCCTGACCTTGTCACCCTATTTGGCAGCGATCGAGCGCGAAATGAATCGCGTCGGCTATAGCGAAGCCCTTGTCGGCAGCGACGTCGTCGCCGAAGTTTCGGTCCAGCGTGTCGAATTTCGCGGCAATGATCGTAATCCTGTGTCTGTCGGCGTGGGCGGTTCGACCGGAAGCTACGGGTCGGGCGTAGGGGTTGGCGTAGGTGTGAACCTGAACGCGCTTGCCGACCAGCGCGGCGTCGAAACAACGCTTCGCGTTCGGATCGTACGCAGCGCGGACAACCTGATTATATGGGAAGGGAAGGCAGTCCAACGCGGCGCGGCAAATTCACCATCGGCACAACCAGGCATTGCAGCGTCGAAGCTGGCAGAGGCGCTATTCAAGGAATTTCCCGGAATTAGTGGGGAAGCGATAACCGTTCCATAG
- the sucC gene encoding ADP-forming succinate--CoA ligase subunit beta produces the protein MNIHEYQAKELLAKFGVAVPKGIAALSVEEAVAAAKQLPGPLYVVKSQIHAGGRGKGKFKELGPDAKGGVRLAKSIEEVEAHAKEMLGNTLVTIQTGPEGKQVNRLYITDGADIKQEFYLALLVDRATSRIAVVASTEGGMDIEEVAHNTPDKIHTITIDPATGLQPHHGRSVAKALGLSGDLAKQAAKVLAGLYAAFLGCDAEQIEINPLAVCEGANGDELLVLDAKVGFDGNAMFRHKDLAELRDLTEEDPAEVEASEYDLAYIKLDGNIGCMVNGAGLAMATMDIIKLNGEFPANFLDVGGGANKEKVTAAFKIILKDPAVKGILVNIFGGIMKCDIIAEGIVAAAKEVNLSVPLVVRLEGTNVQQGKDILANSGLPIVPANDLGDAAKKIVAEVRAA, from the coding sequence ATGAACATCCATGAATATCAGGCCAAGGAACTGCTGGCGAAATTCGGCGTTGCCGTGCCCAAGGGCATTGCGGCACTCTCGGTCGAAGAAGCCGTTGCCGCTGCCAAGCAGCTGCCGGGACCGCTTTATGTCGTGAAATCGCAGATCCACGCCGGCGGCCGCGGCAAGGGCAAGTTCAAAGAACTGGGTCCTGATGCGAAGGGCGGTGTCCGTCTGGCCAAGAGCATCGAAGAAGTCGAAGCACATGCCAAGGAAATGCTCGGCAACACGCTCGTGACTATCCAGACCGGACCTGAAGGCAAGCAGGTCAACCGGCTTTACATTACCGATGGCGCAGACATTAAGCAGGAATTCTATCTTGCGCTTCTCGTTGATCGTGCGACCAGCCGCATTGCAGTTGTCGCTTCGACCGAAGGCGGAATGGACATTGAAGAAGTCGCGCACAACACGCCCGACAAGATCCACACCATTACGATTGACCCAGCAACAGGGCTTCAGCCGCACCATGGCCGCAGCGTTGCCAAGGCGCTGGGCCTGTCAGGCGATCTGGCAAAGCAGGCTGCCAAGGTTTTAGCTGGCCTCTATGCAGCATTTCTCGGTTGCGATGCCGAACAGATCGAAATCAACCCACTTGCTGTGTGTGAAGGTGCCAATGGCGACGAACTGCTGGTGCTTGACGCCAAGGTCGGCTTCGATGGCAACGCCATGTTCCGCCACAAGGATCTCGCCGAACTGCGCGATCTGACCGAGGAAGACCCGGCAGAAGTCGAAGCCAGCGAATATGACCTCGCTTACATCAAGCTCGACGGCAATATCGGCTGCATGGTCAATGGCGCCGGTCTTGCCATGGCGACGATGGACATCATCAAGCTGAACGGCGAATTCCCCGCCAACTTCCTCGACGTCGGCGGCGGCGCCAACAAGGAAAAGGTCACCGCGGCGTTCAAGATCATTCTGAAAGACCCGGCGGTGAAGGGCATTCTCGTCAACATCTTTGGCGGTATCATGAAGTGCGACATCATCGCCGAGGGCATCGTTGCAGCGGCGAAGGAAGTGAACCTCTCGGTTCCGCTCGTCGTCCGCCTCGAAGGCACCAATGTGCAGCAGGGCAAGGATATCCTTGCGAATAGTGGCCTCCCGATCGTTCCTGCGAACGACCTTGGCGATGCCGCGAAAAAGATTGTCGCCGAGGTTCGCGCGGCTTGA
- a CDS encoding 5-(carboxyamino)imidazole ribonucleotide synthase, protein MTTLPPGSTIGILGGGQLGKMLAIAATQMGYRCHIYAPEENSIAAEVAAEFTCAPYDDVAALSTFADSCDVITYEFENVAVAPLRVIEAGTPIRPNIKALEIAQDRVEEKFFAIKLGGVTAPFEIVGDRQEANSAFEKVGFPAILKTIRMGYDGKGQARVSEPEGISEGWAQIGRQPAIAEAMINFETEFSVILARASNGDIRFWDSPRNRHDGGILAHSTLPAGPLIEAQQGEARKFAAAAAEELEYVGVMTMEFFATANGPLFNEMAPRVHNSGHWTIEGSATSQFENHIRAVCDLPLGATHLTADRVEMENLIGDDAKDWKRLFADDDANVHLYGKGEPSPGRKMGHVTRLYR, encoded by the coding sequence ATGACGACGCTTCCGCCGGGTTCCACGATCGGCATATTGGGCGGCGGGCAATTGGGAAAAATGCTTGCCATTGCTGCGACACAGATGGGCTATCGCTGCCATATCTATGCACCTGAAGAAAATTCGATCGCGGCCGAGGTCGCTGCCGAATTTACCTGCGCTCCTTATGACGATGTCGCGGCACTTTCGACCTTTGCCGACAGTTGCGACGTCATCACTTATGAATTCGAAAATGTCGCTGTTGCACCTTTGCGCGTCATCGAAGCTGGAACCCCGATTCGGCCCAATATCAAGGCGTTGGAAATCGCGCAGGACCGGGTTGAGGAAAAGTTCTTTGCGATCAAGCTGGGCGGGGTGACCGCACCGTTCGAGATTGTCGGTGACCGGCAAGAAGCCAATTCCGCGTTCGAGAAAGTCGGTTTTCCGGCCATCCTGAAAACCATCCGCATGGGCTATGATGGCAAAGGGCAGGCGCGTGTCAGCGAACCGGAAGGCATATCCGAAGGCTGGGCGCAAATCGGCCGTCAGCCCGCCATCGCCGAAGCGATGATAAATTTCGAAACTGAATTCTCCGTCATTCTTGCCCGCGCCAGCAACGGCGACATCCGTTTTTGGGATAGCCCGCGCAACCGGCACGACGGCGGTATATTGGCGCATTCAACGCTTCCCGCTGGCCCGCTGATCGAAGCGCAGCAGGGCGAGGCACGCAAATTCGCTGCGGCTGCCGCCGAAGAACTCGAATATGTCGGTGTGATGACGATGGAATTTTTCGCCACTGCCAACGGCCCGCTGTTCAACGAGATGGCGCCCCGGGTCCACAATAGCGGCCACTGGACGATCGAAGGCTCCGCCACCAGCCAGTTCGAAAACCATATCCGTGCCGTGTGCGACCTGCCCTTGGGCGCAACACACCTGACCGCTGACCGCGTCGAAATGGAAAATCTGATCGGGGACGATGCCAAAGACTGGAAAAGGCTGTTCGCCGACGACGATGCCAATGTACACCTCTACGGCAAAGGCGAACCCAGCCCTGGCCGCAAGATGGGGCATGTCACCCGCCTGTATCGCTGA
- a CDS encoding GNAT family N-acetyltransferase, with amino-acid sequence MRIIEDDLTGPEISALLQTHFTGMLANSPKDSCHFLDFEGLKGPGVTFWSVWDDDALMGCGALKEIDSGHGEVKSMRTHADQLRKGAAAAMLEHIIATAEARGYQRLSLETGSGPAFDAAHSLYLRYGFEYCGPFADYKEDPFSRFMTLAL; translated from the coding sequence ATGCGTATTATCGAAGACGATCTGACTGGGCCGGAAATCAGCGCATTGCTCCAGACCCATTTTACGGGGATGCTCGCCAATTCGCCCAAGGACAGTTGCCATTTTCTCGATTTCGAAGGACTAAAGGGACCGGGGGTCACCTTCTGGTCAGTGTGGGACGATGATGCGCTGATGGGCTGTGGCGCGTTGAAAGAAATCGATTCCGGCCATGGCGAAGTCAAATCGATGCGGACCCATGCGGATCAACTCCGCAAGGGCGCGGCGGCGGCGATGCTGGAGCATATTATCGCGACAGCCGAGGCGCGAGGTTATCAGCGATTGAGCCTTGAAACCGGTTCCGGCCCTGCCTTCGATGCCGCGCATAGTCTCTACCTACGCTATGGCTTTGAATATTGCGGGCCGTTTGCGGACTATAAGGAAGATCCGTTCAGCCGTTTCATGACGCTGGCGCTTTAG
- a CDS encoding HAD family hydrolase, with protein MTAIRAVVFDVGRVLVQWELRALFEKLIEDQSELDWFLQNVVTPEWHFQHDAGRPLAEMVPELQVQFPAYAAHINAYATRFNETIPGPVAGSFEIVEDLARRDVPLFAITNFGAEFWAGFRPTQPVFTHFSDIVVSGEENLTKPDPAIYRLALDRFGLAEGEGLFVDDSLPNVEGARANGFAAHHFTDAPTLRAELEALKLL; from the coding sequence ATGACTGCGATTCGCGCGGTAGTCTTTGATGTCGGGCGGGTGCTGGTGCAGTGGGAATTGCGGGCACTGTTCGAAAAACTGATCGAGGATCAGAGCGAACTCGATTGGTTCCTGCAAAATGTTGTGACGCCGGAATGGCATTTTCAGCATGATGCTGGCCGACCACTGGCAGAGATGGTGCCCGAACTTCAGGTGCAGTTTCCAGCCTACGCCGCGCATATCAATGCTTATGCCACACGCTTCAATGAAACCATCCCCGGGCCGGTGGCTGGATCCTTCGAAATAGTCGAAGACCTGGCGCGCCGCGACGTGCCGTTATTTGCGATTACCAATTTTGGGGCAGAATTCTGGGCTGGATTTCGGCCCACTCAGCCGGTCTTCACCCACTTCAGCGACATCGTCGTTTCAGGCGAGGAAAATCTGACCAAGCCCGATCCGGCGATCTATCGGCTCGCGCTCGACCGCTTCGGTCTGGCGGAAGGAGAAGGGCTGTTTGTCGACGACAGCCTGCCCAATGTGGAGGGCGCGCGGGCGAATGGATTTGCCGCCCATCATTTCACCGATGCGCCAACGCTGCGAGCCGAGCTCGAGGCTCTAAAGCTCCTTTGA
- a CDS encoding dihydrofolate reductase: protein MDHPEIILVVARADNGVIGANGNLPWRIPADLRHFKQVTKNLPMIMGRKTFDSLPGLLEGRRHIVLTRDPEWAEEGAEVAHSVEDALKLANGPHVCVIGGAEIYRLFLPRADRIELTEVKAKPEGDTVLEAFDRKDWQETSRVSHPAEGSTPAFDFVTLVRKEG from the coding sequence ATGGATCATCCCGAAATCATATTGGTAGTGGCAAGGGCCGACAATGGCGTGATCGGCGCAAATGGCAACCTGCCCTGGCGCATCCCGGCTGACCTCAGGCATTTCAAGCAGGTGACCAAAAACCTGCCGATGATCATGGGGCGCAAGACCTTTGACAGCCTGCCGGGGCTGCTCGAAGGGCGACGCCATATCGTGCTGACTCGCGATCCGGAATGGGCAGAAGAAGGCGCGGAAGTCGCGCATTCGGTCGAGGACGCGCTGAAGCTCGCCAACGGCCCGCATGTCTGCGTCATCGGCGGGGCCGAAATCTATCGCCTTTTTCTTCCCAGGGCAGACCGGATCGAACTCACCGAGGTGAAGGCCAAGCCAGAAGGTGACACCGTGCTGGAGGCGTTTGATCGCAAGGACTGGCAGGAGACTTCGCGGGTATCACACCCCGCAGAGGGAAGTACGCCCGCCTTCGATTTCGTGACACTGGTGCGCAAGGAGGGGTAG
- a CDS encoding dipeptidase: MRKFFWGIVALLLIGAVGLFGIAPGYVEASMNKVDRKPLPKVSAEAIALHKTLTIVDLHSDTLMWKRDVLERTERGHMDLPRLVEGNVALQVFSSVSKTPKGQNYDANGADSDNITLLAVAQMQPVRTWNSLLERSLWHSKKLHLAEAASDSDGGLRLVDTSNKIDSLLAARKGVRSVPVGGLLSIEGLQNLEGKAENLEKLYAAGFRMAGITHFFDNELAGSMHGIKKGGLTQLGREVIRRMEEKGMIVDIAHCSRQCVTEILAMARRPVVSSHGGVQATCKVNRNLSDEHIKGVAKTGGIIGIGYWDGAICDTSPKSVAKAMKHVRDLVGIQHVALGSDYDGATTVRFDTSKLVQVTQALMDEGFTPEEIRAVMGGNAIRVLREGLKPMAKAPPAA; this comes from the coding sequence ATGCGTAAGTTTTTCTGGGGGATTGTCGCCCTGCTCTTGATAGGCGCGGTCGGCTTATTCGGCATCGCGCCAGGCTATGTCGAAGCATCGATGAACAAGGTCGATCGCAAGCCATTGCCCAAAGTGAGCGCCGAGGCGATTGCGCTGCACAAGACGCTGACCATCGTCGACCTGCACTCCGATACGCTAATGTGGAAACGCGACGTCCTCGAACGTACCGAGCGCGGGCATATGGACCTGCCACGCCTCGTCGAAGGCAATGTCGCGCTACAGGTTTTCTCCAGTGTTTCGAAAACGCCCAAGGGGCAGAATTACGACGCCAATGGCGCGGATAGCGATAACATCACGCTGCTGGCAGTCGCGCAGATGCAGCCGGTGCGGACATGGAATTCGCTGCTCGAACGATCACTGTGGCATTCAAAGAAGCTGCATTTGGCCGAGGCCGCCAGCGATAGCGACGGCGGATTGCGGCTGGTCGATACGAGTAACAAGATCGATAGCCTGCTTGCCGCACGCAAGGGCGTCCGTTCGGTCCCGGTAGGCGGGTTGCTCTCCATCGAAGGCCTGCAAAATCTCGAGGGCAAGGCCGAAAATCTCGAAAAGCTTTACGCGGCCGGTTTCCGCATGGCGGGGATCACCCATTTCTTCGACAATGAACTCGCCGGATCGATGCATGGCATCAAGAAAGGCGGGCTGACGCAGCTGGGCCGCGAAGTCATCCGGCGCATGGAAGAAAAGGGCATGATCGTCGATATCGCCCATTGCAGCCGCCAGTGCGTCACCGAAATATTGGCAATGGCGCGCCGTCCGGTGGTTTCCAGCCATGGCGGGGTGCAGGCAACCTGCAAGGTCAACCGCAACCTGTCTGACGAGCATATCAAAGGCGTCGCCAAGACGGGCGGGATCATCGGCATTGGTTATTGGGATGGCGCCATCTGCGACACCAGCCCCAAATCGGTGGCCAAGGCGATGAAGCATGTCCGTGATCTGGTCGGCATACAGCATGTCGCGCTGGGAAGCGATTATGACGGTGCGACCACGGTACGCTTCGACACCTCGAAACTGGTGCAGGTGACGCAGGCGTTGATGGACGAAGGCTTCACGCCTGAGGAAATCCGCGCCGTGATGGGCGGCAATGCCATCCGCGTGCTGCGCGAGGGACTGAAGCCTATGGCAAAGGCACCGCCCGCCGCATGA
- a CDS encoding bifunctional riboflavin kinase/FAD synthetase: MPRLSSRDPMPEALRGAVVALGNFDGFHLGHQAVAGEAIRQAKAAGKPAIIATFDPHPVRFFAPHVPWFRLTTLEQRQHLFAEAGADAMLVFDFDAELAATTAEDFVIKLLAERLGVSGVVTGEDFTFGKARGGNTDVLRDLGAAHGITATTVGPVTDAGGVISSSRIRDALKAGECDVATRLLTRPFAIEAVVQHGDKNGRDLGFPTANMDMGHYLRPRYGVYAVRGKLPDGRVLDGAANVGIRPQFEPPKELLEPHFFDFAEMIYDQMIEVEFHAFLRPEGKYDSLDALIAQIAKDCEDAKVALKA; encoded by the coding sequence ATCCCCCGCCTATCCTCCCGCGATCCCATGCCCGAGGCGCTGCGCGGCGCCGTGGTCGCGTTGGGCAATTTCGATGGCTTCCACCTTGGCCATCAGGCCGTGGCGGGCGAAGCCATCCGGCAAGCCAAGGCAGCAGGCAAACCGGCGATCATCGCCACCTTCGACCCGCATCCGGTGCGTTTCTTTGCGCCGCACGTCCCCTGGTTCCGGCTGACCACGCTTGAGCAGCGCCAGCACCTGTTCGCAGAGGCGGGTGCCGACGCGATGCTGGTGTTCGATTTCGATGCCGAACTCGCCGCAACCACGGCAGAGGATTTTGTCATCAAATTGTTGGCCGAACGGCTGGGCGTTTCGGGCGTCGTGACCGGCGAGGATTTCACCTTTGGCAAGGCGCGCGGCGGCAATACCGATGTGCTGCGCGATCTGGGCGCGGCGCATGGCATCACAGCAACGACTGTGGGTCCAGTCACCGATGCGGGCGGCGTGATCTCCTCCAGCCGCATCCGCGACGCGCTTAAGGCGGGCGAATGCGACGTGGCAACGCGCCTCCTCACACGGCCCTTTGCGATTGAGGCCGTCGTCCAGCATGGCGACAAAAATGGCCGCGACCTTGGCTTCCCGACCGCCAATATGGACATGGGCCATTATCTGCGCCCGCGTTATGGCGTTTATGCGGTGCGCGGGAAGCTGCCCGATGGCCGCGTGCTCGACGGCGCCGCCAATGTCGGTATCCGCCCCCAGTTCGAGCCGCCCAAGGAATTGCTCGAGCCGCATTTCTTCGACTTTGCCGAGATGATCTATGACCAGATGATCGAAGTCGAATTCCACGCCTTTCTGCGGCCTGAAGGCAAATATGACAGCCTCGACGCGCTGATCGCGCAGATCGCAAAGGATTGCGAAGATGCGAAAGTGGCGTTGAAGGCATGA